The region CAGTTAACTCTTCTTTTCTCCACTTCTCCATCTTCTCCCTTTCTCCTTATTTTTTATATCCTACCTGAACTCTTACGATTTAATCCTGGTCATTAATTCCAGCCTTAAAAATTCCGTCTGTTTAAATCTTATTGTAAATAAAGCGCCAATATATAATATCCCTCCTACAAGGATAGAGGAAATAAGCATAGGGAATGATTGTATTTGCCAGAGGTTTTTCATCACTAATTCCCATGATTTTACCCCTAATGCCATAATACTAACATAGATTAAAGCAGGGATTTGCGGTGTCAGAATATCCATTAATTTAAACCCACCAATATGCATCAGGAAATTAAATAGGAGAATATAAATGAAAACGCCTGATATACTTACAGCAATAGCCACCCCAACAATACCATAAGAACTCCCTATAAAACAGGCGATAGATAAAAAGATAAAATGAAGCGCCAGTATTCCTGTAAATTTTTTCAAGTCTCCTTTAGCCGTAGCAAATGAGTTACTTAAAAATTCTAAAGAGCGAGGGATACCAGAGAAACATAGAACTTGAAGAGGTAAAATTGTTGGTATCCATTTTTCCCCATAGACTACAGGAATAAATGAAGGAGCAATCAAAAACATCCCTATTAAAATAGGATAGTTATATAGAGAGAGTCCTGTTAATATTTTCTGAAAGGTATTTTTCAAAAGTTCATTATCCTTTTGAATACGGGAAAACGAAGAAAAACTTACCTGCTGAATACCTATGCCAATCAGTCTTTGAGAGGCAATAACCAGGTTACTTCCTCTTTCATAAAAACCTAACGGGACAACGCCCAGCCTTTTGCTAATAATAAAATAGTCTATATTTCTAAGGAAATAAGCAAGTTGAGCCCTCAAAAACATCCATATACCAAAAGAAAACATTTCTTTCATTGCCCAATGTTTATACCTAAATTTTGGAATCCATTTAGTTATTATCATAATGCTAATAATTTCCGTAGCACTTGCGGTTAATCTGCCAAATACAAGACTCCAGATTTCAAAATTAAGAAAGGCCAATAGGACAGTTACTCCGGTTGAAAAAAATATATTTATAAAAGAAATTGCAGAATGTTGAGCATATTTGAGTTCCCTCTGCAACAATGCCAGAGGAGTGCTTGCTAACCCTCTCAAGATAAACTCTATGGAAACAACAGCCAATACCTTTCCTACCAGGTCATTATCGTAGAACTTTCCAATAAAAGGAGAAGTTCCAACCAGAGAAAGGCATAAGATAATCCCCATTCCCAAATTAATCATAAATATTGTAAAAATATGGTCTTGTGTAATTTTTTCTTTTTGAATTAAGGCGACATTAAAACCGAATTCACCCAATCGTTGTGCGAAGTGAACAAAAATCATAGCAATTGCCATAATTCCAAAATCTTGAGGGAATAGAATTCGGGCAACTATTACCCCCCCAACAAATTCAATTATATAATTGCATATTCGAGCAGAAGTTACCCAAAAAATACTTCTTTTAGTTTTTTCTCCGATATCATAAGGCATAAAAAAATCCTTTTTTACTTAAGGTACTTATAAGGTGCTTTAAAAAATTTACAGGTTTTATACACCCATTTTAAATTAAACCAAAATGCCCATAGGGCAAAAGCGCCTAATAACATCAAGTCTCCGAATAAACTACATATCATTATTAAAAAAATCCCTTTATATGGAATATAGCCATGTTCAAAATTAGAAGGTAGAATATAGTGAATTAATCTTTTTATTTTATGATTAGTAGAAACATTAACAATATCTTCCTCACGAACTTTATCCTGTGCATGCAAGCGAATTACCCGTATTATTATATCCTCTAATCTCCGGCTGATGCTTTTACCAAAAAATAAGAATAAGCCTATAATTAAAGCCAATTCATTTTCTATTCGAAAATATATACCTAATGTTACCGCGACTATAACCGCATCATCAAAAATTTCATGACATAAAACATCAACTACTTTCCCGGTGATAGGATTGGCTGTCCCTTTTGCCCTGGCTACTTCTCCATCGACACAATCTAATATTAAGTAAAGATAAATAAAAAATGGAACTCCAATAAAATATCTCCAATCATAGGTCGCTATACCCATCATTAATAATAATGCCGCAAATAGACTAACAATACAGAATAAAAAAGACACCTGATTGGCTGAAATCTTTGTATATAAAAACAACTTAGTGATGTAAATCGAAAAAAATAGACAAAATTTCCATGTAGGGTCTTTCTCTTCTGGTTGAAAGACTCTTAATTCTTTTATGGAAAGATGTTTATTATCTATCGTGCTCATTAATCATACCTCTACAAGATTATACCATATTCAAGTGCCATTTGTCAAAGGGAAAAAAGAGGTAATCTGTAATTCAGACAGTAGACTATAGACATCAGACATCAGACTAAAGCGGGCAGAAATTGCAGAAGAATGAAGGCTTGGGAGACCTACCTATACTTCTGTAGGTAAGGATTAGGAAAAAATTCCACCTGTGCGATTAGACTAATTCATTACAGAGACGCAAAGGAAAAATATAATGTAAAATGTAAAATAGGAAATGAAAAATGTAAAATTTTAGTACTTCTTAGTACTTCACAAGACTCATTACCTTTCAGTTATACATTTTCATTTTACATTAACCGCACAGGTGGAAAAGTTTGAGCCATTTCTCCAATTCTCCCTTTTCCCCATTTCTCCTTGTTTACACTTCTAATGTATAGCCCTGAACGGTTACTCTGTGGCTGAATAATTACCAGAATTTTATGCTCGGGGGTGGGCTTTGTCATAAACAGATTTGAGTCGTTCTTTAGTCAAGTGGGTATAAATCTGGGTTGTAGCCAAACTTGCATGTCCTAATAATTCCTGGACAATCCTTAAATCTGCCCCAGCATCTAAAAGATGCGTGGCAAAGGTATGACGAAAGGTATGTGGACTGACATGTTTTGAAATAGCCATTTTATGGACATATTTATTAACAATGAGTCTTACCCCGCGAGAAGTCAATCGTCCTCCTTTTCCATTCAGGAATAACGCCTCTTGCTCTCGGTTCTTTTTAAGTAATTCTATCCGTTTTCCAAGATACCTTTCTATGCAAGTCAGGGCATAAGAGCCAATTGGAACCAATCTTTCTTTATTCCCTTTCCCTAACACCTTCACCACCCCACTTGTTTCATCTATATCTGATAGGTTCATTCCAACTAATTCACTTACTCTCATTCCGGTTGAATAAAGGGTTTCCATTATTGCCCTGTCTCGTAAAAGCAATGCGGTTGAGTTTTCAGGTAATTCAATTAGTGCTACTATTTCATTCTGATATAAAAAGGTTGGCAAGTTTTGTGTCAACTTTGGGGTAAATATACTTTTAGCGGGATTTGTCTGAATATATCCTTTTCTGCATAAAAATTTAAAATAAGTCCGCAGACTGGCTAATTTTCGCGCCATACTTTTACGAGCATAATTTTCTTTTTGAAGATAGGCAAGGTATTGTCTAATTATTAATCTATCAACACCAGGATTCCCTAATTCTATTTTCCCTTTGGTGAGAGTTTTTATAAACCCATCTATCAGGAATAAATCTGCCTTATAGCCTCGCTGTGTATGATAAGAGGCATCCTTTTCTACCCTTAAATATGACAAAAATTCATCTAAATACTTCATTCTAATATAAATATCGACAGGTTAGATTTATTACTTTATTATTTTTTTCGTGACCTAAAATCTGATTTCGGCAAGGATTCGTCTCGCAATCTCTTTTTTAGGTAGAAGTGGTAATTCCTCAATTCTATCATCTCTGGTAATAATTGTTACCTGGTTTGTGTCTTGACCAAATCCTGTTTTAATATCATTAACCACAATCAGGTCTAAGTTTTTTTCTTTTAATTTCTTTTTTGCATTTAAGATAAGGTTTTCAGATTCAGCGGCAAAACCTATGAGTATTTTATCTTTCTTCTTTTTGCCCAGTTCGGCGAGGATGTCAGGGGTCTTTTTTAATTCCAATGATAGGCTTGAAGTAGTTTTTTTAATCTTTTGTGGGGCAACCTGGACAGGTGAAAAATCGGCAACTGCCGCCGCAGATATGACGACATCAACCTCTGGGAATGCCTTTAATACCTCATCTTGCATTTGTAATGCGGTTTCTACAAAAATAGTTTTTACACCTTGAGGCGGCTCTAATTGAGTTGGGGCACTAATCAATGTTACCTCCGCACCAAATTCTTTAGCCGCCAAAGCCAGGGCGTAA is a window of bacterium DNA encoding:
- a CDS encoding lipopolysaccharide biosynthesis protein, which encodes MPYDIGEKTKRSIFWVTSARICNYIIEFVGGVIVARILFPQDFGIMAIAMIFVHFAQRLGEFGFNVALIQKEKITQDHIFTIFMINLGMGIILCLSLVGTSPFIGKFYDNDLVGKVLAVVSIEFILRGLASTPLALLQRELKYAQHSAISFINIFFSTGVTVLLAFLNFEIWSLVFGRLTASATEIISIMIITKWIPKFRYKHWAMKEMFSFGIWMFLRAQLAYFLRNIDYFIISKRLGVVPLGFYERGSNLVIASQRLIGIGIQQVSFSSFSRIQKDNELLKNTFQKILTGLSLYNYPILIGMFLIAPSFIPVVYGEKWIPTILPLQVLCFSGIPRSLEFLSNSFATAKGDLKKFTGILALHFIFLSIACFIGSSYGIVGVAIAVSISGVFIYILLFNFLMHIGGFKLMDILTPQIPALIYVSIMALGVKSWELVMKNLWQIQSFPMLISSILVGGILYIGALFTIRFKQTEFLRLELMTRIKS
- a CDS encoding CDP-alcohol phosphatidyltransferase family protein, whose amino-acid sequence is MSTIDNKHLSIKELRVFQPEEKDPTWKFCLFFSIYITKLFLYTKISANQVSFLFCIVSLFAALLLMMGIATYDWRYFIGVPFFIYLYLILDCVDGEVARAKGTANPITGKVVDVLCHEIFDDAVIVAVTLGIYFRIENELALIIGLFLFFGKSISRRLEDIIIRVIRLHAQDKVREEDIVNVSTNHKIKRLIHYILPSNFEHGYIPYKGIFLIMICSLFGDLMLLGAFALWAFWFNLKWVYKTCKFFKAPYKYLK
- the xerC gene encoding tyrosine recombinase XerC, coding for MKYLDEFLSYLRVEKDASYHTQRGYKADLFLIDGFIKTLTKGKIELGNPGVDRLIIRQYLAYLQKENYARKSMARKLASLRTYFKFLCRKGYIQTNPAKSIFTPKLTQNLPTFLYQNEIVALIELPENSTALLLRDRAIMETLYSTGMRVSELVGMNLSDIDETSGVVKVLGKGNKERLVPIGSYALTCIERYLGKRIELLKKNREQEALFLNGKGGRLTSRGVRLIVNKYVHKMAISKHVSPHTFRHTFATHLLDAGADLRIVQELLGHASLATTQIYTHLTKERLKSVYDKAHPRA